One Brassica napus cultivar Da-Ae chromosome C2, Da-Ae, whole genome shotgun sequence DNA window includes the following coding sequences:
- the LOC106436780 gene encoding probable 2-oxoglutarate-dependent dioxygenase AOP1, with product MGSHEEQCLPILDFSREKLVPGTSQWITIRDSVRRAMEEQGWFVAEFNGVSPDLRGDLLSGMKDMYELPYEVKIKNENHKASHGYMSMVVDDCRIHESLGIDYATDPQACKDFSKLLWPQGNNHFCQTTHRYATALAELDQTVMRMLYESYGMDEKKHSARHSESTRYLMRMLSYRRQRNGEANTGFVSHTDKSFMSILHQNHVLGLQLKTMTDQWVGFNPSPTRFVVLSGMGLTAWSNDRIKPCYHRVVMGADEVRYSLGFFSFHKGTICTPEELVDDQHPLRYYPFEHDGLLRFYESYVNSMKKSSEDLLQLYCGVKSTPLLGDHSSPPQ from the exons ATGGGGTCACATGAAGAGCAGTGCTTACCAATCCTCGACTTCTCCCGCGAAAAACTAGTGCCAGGCACAAGTCAGTGGATCACGATAAGAGACAGCGTCCGAAGAGCCATGGAGGAGCAGGGTTGGTTTGTGGCAGAGTTCAACGGCGTCTCACCAGACCTCAGGGGCGACTTGCTCTCCGGCATGAAGGATATGTATGAGCTGCCGTACGAGGTCAAGATAAAAAACGAGAACCACAAGGCCTCCCATGGCTACATGTCTATGGTCGTCGACGATTGCAGGATCCACGAGAGTTTGGGGATCGATTATGCAACAGATCCCCAAGCTTGCAAAGACTTCTCCAAATTACTTTGGCCGCAAGGAAACAATCACttctg CCAGACCACACATAGGTACGCAACGGCACTAGCGGAGCTAGACCAGACAGTGATGAGGATGCTGTACGAGAGCTATGGAATGGACGAGAAGAAGCACTCGGCGCGCCATTCCGAGTCAACTCGGTACCTGATGAGGATGCTGAGTTACAGGAGACAGAGAAACGGTGAAGCAAACACGGGTTTTGTATCGCATACTGATAAGAGCTTCATGAGTATACTCCACCAGAACCACGTCCTAGGTCTCCAGCTGAAAACCATGACCGATCAGTGGGTCGGGTTTAACCCGTCGCCGACAAGATTCGTCGTTCTCTCGGGCATGGGTCTCACG GCGTGGAGTAACGATAGGATAAAACCGTGTTACCACAGGGTGGTGATGGGCGCAGATGAAGTTAGATACTCTTTAGGTTTTTTCTCCTTCCACAAAGGGACCATCTGTACGCCGGAGGAGCTCGTCGATGACCAGCATCCCCTCCGCTACTACCCTTTCGAGCACGACGGTCTCCTCCGCTTCTACGAGTCTTACGTCAACTCCATGAAGAAATCCAGCGAAGATCTCCTCCAGTTATACTGCGGAGTCAAGTCAACCCCTCTGCTCGGTGATCATTCTTCGCCACCGCAATAA
- the LOC106436781 gene encoding glycosyltransferase family protein 64 C3-like, whose amino-acid sequence MGVKESVKVATSTSNGFFSIWILMFLVLSVTPLVFSRTLPEDPDPDPCDAMKLRDFEKLRSDQIAVLINGYSESRIPLLQSIVAAYSGSSIVSSILVLWGNPTTPAQLLDHLYHNLTRYSLGTASISLIQQSSSSLNARFLPRPSVDTRAVLICDDDVEVDNKSLEFAFSVWKSNPDRLVGMFVRSHGFDLQGKDWIYTVHPDKYSIVLTKFMMMKQDYLFEYSCNGGVEMEEMRGIVDTMRNCEDILMNFVAADKFRAGPVMVGAERVRDWGDARNEEEQEQVENGVREAGLSSRRVEHRKRRGKCIREFHRVMGKMPLMYSYGKVVNSVGEQGLCRKSGKLVFCDRD is encoded by the coding sequence ATGGGAGTCAAAGAATCAGTGAAGGTTGCTACTAGTACTAGCAATGGCTTCTTCTCCATCTGGATTCTTATGTTCCTTGTGCTCTCTGTTACGCCACTCGTGTTTTCGCGCACGCTCCCggaggatccggatccggatccgtgtGATGCAATGAAACTGAGAGACTTTGAGAAACTCAGATCGGATCAGATCGCCGTCCTAATCAACGGTTACTCTGAGTCCCGTATTCCTCTTCTGCAATCCATCGTAGCCGCGTATTCAGGATCCTCAATCGTCTCATCAATCTTAGTCCTCTGGGGAAACCCTACCACACCTGCTCAGCTACTTGACCACTTATACCACAATCTGACCCGTTACTCGCTTGGCACCGCTTCCATCTCTCTTATCCAGCAATCGTCTAGCAGCCTCAACGCCAGGTTCCTCCCTCGCCCTTCCGTAGACACTCGTGCTGTTTTGATATGCGATGATGACGTGGAGGTGGACAACAAGTCGCTGGAGTTCGCGTTTTCCGTGTGGAAGTCGAACCCTGATCGTCTTGTAGGAATGTTTGTGAGATCGCACGGTTTTGACTTGCAGGGGAAAGACTGGATCTACACTGTTCACCCGGACAAGTACTCCATCGTCCTCACCAAGTTCATGATGATGAAACAAGATTATCTCTTCGAGTATAGCTGCAATGGAGGTGTGgagatggaggagatgagggGGATTGTGGACACGATGCGTAACTGCGAGGATATACTGATGAATTTTGTAGCTGCGGACAAGTTTAGAGCAGGTCCAGTCATGGTGGGAGCAGAGAGAGTTAGGGATTGGGGAGATGCGCGTaacgaagaagaacaagagcaaGTGGAGAATGGGGTGAGAGAAGCTGGGTTGAGCAGTAGAAGAGTGGAACACAGGAAGAGGAGAGGCAAGTGCATTAGGGAGTTTCACAGAGTTATGGGGAAGATGCCGTTGATGTATAGTTATGGTAAGGTTGTTAACTCTGTTGGGGAACAAGGGCTGTGTCGTAAATCCGGAAAGCTTGTCTTTTGTGACCGAGATTGA
- the LOC106436776 gene encoding uncharacterized protein LOC106436776 — translation MGKVVEKLGRCLKTVFFMVAMLVSLLVSSLPVLVAIGDVLVPTFLLSSFTCLTCYSFKEHLSRYSFKSSLTDIPLVSLVRSFLVICVYSLSDGAALSHGPYLGTVSLCSVVSIVLLSVKACIFTANSQLNAEASISPSRQRLHLKKSWGMPVLFLSSVVFALGHTVVAYRTSCRARRKLLFHRAVDPEAVLSCKSVFSSYQKVPRSPIPLVRKVSKTDGEVRRKLTSSTSHDGELPVRVLADLDSLFVTVTGLSVHYKICTPASPRQSSVSSTLSPEANSMLNVPEAMAGRLKLDRKLLSMVTRNKLNHHHHKSCSSLFNNNFSSSLHDPLLEGSPTSPLLFKDTQEEEDVMNASSCGGVMEQQDLSDGSFGVVLVHGFGGGVFSWRNVMGSIAHQLGCVVTAFDRPGWGLTARPHVKDLEERELPNPYTLENQVDMLVAFCHEMGFASVVLVGHDDGGLIALKAAQRLVASNDDATIKVKGVVLLNVSLTREVVPAFARILLHTSLGKKHLVRPLLRTEIAQVVNRRAWYDPAKMTSDVLKLYKAPLHVEGWDEALHEIGRLSSEMVLSTQNAQSLLKAVESLPVLVVAGAEDALVPLKSSQVMASKLFNSRLVAISGCGHLPHEECPKALLAAMTPFISRLVLSD, via the exons ATGGGGAAGGTCGTAGAGAAATTGGGAAGATGCCTAAAGACGGTGTTTTTCATGGTTGCCATGTTGGTTTCCCTCTTAGTCTCCTCCTTGCCTGTGCTCGTAGCCATCGGCGACGTCTTGGTCCCAACCTTTTTGCTTTCCAGCTTTACTTGTTTGACGTGTTACAGCTTCAAGGAGCATTTGAGCAGATACAGCTTCAAGAGCTCTTTGACTGATATTCCTCTCGTCTCCCTCGTCAGATCTTTCCTCGTCATCT GTGTATATTCACTCTCCGATGGGGCTGCACTCTCTCACGGACCTTACCTCGGAACTGTGTCCTTGTGTTCCGTTGTTTCCATTGTTCTTCTTTCGGTTAAAGCTTGCATTTTCACTGCTAACTCTCAGCTCAACGCTGAAGCATCGATCTCTCCGTCAAGGCAACGACTTCACCTCAAGAAGTCTTGGGGAATGCCAGTTTTGTTCCTTTCTTCTGTGGTTTTCGCTCTTGGTCACACCGTTGTTGCTTATAGAACTAGCTGCCGAGCTCGGAGGAAACTCTTGTTCCACAGAGCGGTCGACCCTGAAGCT GTTCTTTCGTGTAAAAGTGTCTTCTCCAGTTACCAGAAAGTCCCACGTTCTCCCATTCCTTTGGTGCGGAAGGTCTCCAAGACTGATGGCGAGGTCAGACGGAAGCTTACTTCATCTACATCACATGATGGAGAGCTTCCAGTGAGAGTACTCGCTGATCTTGACAGCTTGTTCGTTACAGTCACGGGACTCTCAGTGCATTACAAGATTTGCACACCTGCCTCTCCTCGGCAGTCGTCTGTCTCCTCAACTCTTTCTCCCGAAGCTAATTCTATGCTCAATGTGCCGGAGGCGATGGCAGGAAGGTTGAAGCTTGATAGGAAACTATTGAGCATGGTCACTAGAAACAAGCTCAATCATCATCACCATAAAAGCTGCAGCAGCCTCTTCAACAAcaatttttcttcttccttacaCGATCCTCTCCTAGAGGGTTCTCCTACTTCTCCTCTTCTTTTCAAAGATACTCAGGAAGAAGAGGATGTCATGAATGCGTCCAGTTGTGGTGGTGTCATGGAGCAGCAAGATCTCTCAGATGGAAGCTTTGGTGTAGTGCTGGTACATGGATTTGGAGGTGGAGTGTTCTCTTGGAGAAATGTGATGGGTTCTATCGCCCATCAGCTTGGCTGTGTTGTCACTGCCTTTGATAGGCCTGGTTGGGGATTAACCGCTAGGCCTCATGTTAAGGATTTGGAAGAAAGAGAGTTGCCAAACCCTTACACTCTGGAAAATCAG GTAGACATGCTTGTTGCTTTTTGCCACGAAATGGGGTTTGCTTCGGTAGTCTTGGTTGGCCATGATGATGGAGGTTTGATTGCTCTCAAGGCTGCACAAAGATTGGTAGCATCAAATGATGATGCCACCATCAAAGTGAAAGGAGTGGTTTTGCTTAATGTAAGCTTGACGAGGGAAGTAGTCCCAGCTTTTGCAAGAATACTTCTGCACACATCACTAGGAAAGAAACACCTTGTTCGCCCGCTTTTGCGAACTGAGATAGCTCAGGTGGTGAACCGTCGAGCTTGGTATGATCCTGCCAAGATGACATCAGATGTCTTAAAGCTATACAAGGCACCACTCCATGTCGAAGGCTGGGACGAGGCGCTTCACGAGATAGGTAGACTCTCATCCGAGATGGTGCTTTCAACTCAAAATGCACAGTCGCTTCTCAAAGCAGTGGAAAGCTTACCAGTATTAGTCGTTGCTGGAGCAGAAGACGCACTTGTTCCCCTCAAGTCCTCCCAAGTCATGGCTTCAAAACTCTTTAACTCT AGGCTAGTAGCAATCTCAGGATGTGGTCATCTGCCGCATGAGGAGTGTCCAAAGGCGCTTCTTGCAGCCATGACCCCATTCATAAGCAGACTTGTACTTAGTGACTGA
- the LOC106398587 gene encoding gamma-tubulin complex component 5-like, with product MTVEIKIIGSGRKPTIMESLVRVDRARLETTLTPGAMCSRRVWSHFTPSVTVTELDLVRGVLQAMQGLSSPVIVWDQTGQSFLARANEIRVSHLSRASLHALLAPFLYAATCLKLVESILAGISNNSPPTLMAFSNSASAWLQKLRDISLNEEVKINDSSLTATPTLLGLTSSLSSLCSGAEYLLQVVRGAIPHAYFDPSYSISTSEVAVHVLDFLYKKLDQVCLVQGGEVEGFHMLLQIFAGTLLPYIEGLDSWLFDGTLDDPFGELFFTANQSVSVNDAEFWEKSYILMKVPGPKSNEKKGLSGTDSSSVSDKEQNNRVLCPLFLKDISKSIVSAGKSLQLMQRIPSTSSEIHCHGRNCFGNSTLPAKYNNSRSTADLSLSEIFCLTLAGLIGHGDHVSRYLWKDEADEWEISPTLASYIGVELGSDMVDKDLPVLTGSERMWYKLLVGAVQEKRAMEAKSEHQNACYVTGVKEGKNSLTVKKALQGLFCHENPVVSVSKMDLERNENAWDVLNLSHNYCLPALNDESLLSAVFEKSCVADAGLGGTNYKFGFQFGRSEYLSSQDDTDVLETLFPFPTLLPSFQPKLHMSEFLPFQKNSTLLSKVLSWMLKAEPKDAPLPVVIMQECFTIYIRRQVDYIGKMILSKLMNDWKLMHELAVLRAIYLLGSGDLLQHFLTVIFNKLGKGELTNDDFELNIILQESIRNSADAMLLNSPDSLVVSISREGCLDKDKDDKGDVVPLSSTRKSRVNNFGIDCLESLKFTYKVPWPLELIANSEAIKKYNQVMGFLLKVKRAKYVLDKARRWMWKGKGSATKIRKHHWLLEQKLLNFVDAFHQYVMDRVYHTAWRELCEAMVKAGSLDEVIYVHETYLLSIQRQCFVVQEKLWAIIASRINMILGLALEFYSIQQTLSSGGAVSAAIKARCEMEIDRIEKQFEDCIAFLLRVLSSKLNVGHFPHLADLVTRINYNYHYMSDTGSLMTVSGAETSSSRT from the exons ATGACTGTGGAAATCAAAATTATAGGTAGCGGAAGGAAACCAACAATTATGGAGTCGTTGGTTCGAGTTGATCGGGCTCGCTTAGAAACAACCCTAACTCCGGGGGCGATGTGCAGTCGCAGAGTTTGGTCACACTTCACTCCCTCAGTGACCGTCACTGAACTGGATCTG GTGAGAGGTGTCTTACAAGCTATGCAAGGCCTGTCTAGCCCCGTCATTGTCTGGGACCAAACTGGACAGTCTTTCCTCGCTAGAGCCAACGAGATTCGCGTCTCTCATTTGTCACGGGCAAGCCTTCATGCCCTTCTCGCTCCTTTTTTGTATGCCGCAACATGTTTGAAGCTCGTCGAGTCTATCCTCGCTGGAATTAGCAATAACTCTCCTCCTACCTTAATGGCATTTTCTAACTCTGCCTCTGCCTGGCTCCAG AAACTCAGAGACATTTCTTTGAACGAGGAAGTGAAGATCAACGACTCTAGTCTTACTGCCACTCCAACCCTCTTGGGATTAACTAGTTCTTTATCTAG TCTGTGTTCAGGTGCTGAATACCTTTTACAAGTTGTGCGAGGTGCTATCCCTCATGCGTATTTTGATCCAAGTTATTCTATTTCCACTTCTGAAGTTGCTGTCCACGTTCTTGATTTCCTTTACAAGAAGTTGGATCAAGTATGCCTTGTCCAAGGTGGTGAG GTGGAAGGATTTCACATGCTGCTGCAAATCTTCGCTGGAACTTTATTGCCTTATATAGAGGGTTTGGATTCGTGGTTGTTTGACGGAACTCTTGATGATCCTTTTGGTGAG TTGTTTTTTACAGCCAATCAATCCGTCTCTGTCAACGATGCAGAGTTTTGGGAGAAAAGTTATATCTTGATGAAGGTGCCGGGCCCAAAGTCAAATGAAAAGAAAGGACTGAGTGGAACTGACTCCAGTTCAGTTTCTGACAAAGAGCAGAACAATCGGGTGCTATGCCCATTATTCTTAAAAGACATCTCTAAATCGATTGTTTCTGCTGGGAAATCATTGCAGCTGATGCAGCGTATTCCTTCCACGTCTTCAGAGATTCATTGCCATGGGAGAAATTGTTTTGGGAATTCTACACTACCGGCGAAATACAACAATAGTAGGAGCACTGCAGACTTATCCTTGTCTGAAATCTTTTGTCTAACGCTTGCTGGCCTTATAGGCCATGGTGATCACGTCTCTAGATATCTGTGGAAAGATGAGGCGGATGAGTGGGAGATTTCTCCAACTTTAGCATCATATATAGGTGTAGAGCTGGGGAGTGACATGGTTGACAAAGATCTTCCAGTTCTCACGGGCTCAGAGCGAATGTGGTATAAGTTGTTGGTCGGTGCGGTGCAAGAGAAAAGAGCTATGGAGGCCAAATCAGAACACCAGAATGCATGTTATGTTACTGGTGTGAAGGAGGGAAAAAATAGCCTCACTGTCAAAAAGGCATTGCAGGGTTTATTTTGTCATGAAAACCCTGTTGTTTCAGTATCTAAAATGGATCTTGAGAGGAATGAAAATGCTTGGGATGTCTTGAACTTATCACACAACTACTGTCTACCCGCTCTAAATGATGAAAGTTTGTTGAGTGCTGTTTTTGAGAAATCTTGCGTGGCAGATGCTGGATTGGGCGGCACAAACTACAAATTTGGATTCCAATTTGGTAGATCTGAATACCTTTCTTCTCAGGATGATACCGACGTTCTTGAAACGTTGTTTCCCTTTCCCACTTTGCTTCCGTCATTCCAG ccGAAGCTCCATATGTCAGAGTTCCTACCTTTCCAAAAGAATAGTACACTTCTTTCAAAAGTTCTCAGCTGGATGCTGAAGGCAGAGCCAAAGGATGCTCCGCTTCCTGTTGTAATAATGCAAGAATGCTTCACAATCTACATCAGGAGGCAG GTGGACTATATTGGCAAAATGATTTTGTCAAAACTAATGAATGATTGGAAATTGATGCACGAACTTGCAGTGTTGCGTGCCATTTACTTGTTAGGTTCAG GGGACCTTCTGCAGCATTTTCTGACTGTCATATTCAACAAGTTGGGCAAGGGAGAGTTAACAAATGATGATTTTGAGTTGAACATAATCCTTCAG GAATCAATTAGAAATTCAGCTGATGCCATGCTGTTAAACAGTCCTGATTCGTTGGTGGTATCTATTTCCAGAGAAGGTTGTTTagacaaagacaaagatgaCAAGGGTGATGTAGTACCCCTTTCTTCCACTCGTAAAAGCCGTGTTAACAACTTTGGGATAGACTGCCTCGAGTCTCTCAAATTCACATACAAG GTGCCATGGCCGCTTGAGCTTATTGCCAATAGTGAGGCCATTAAGAAGTATAACCAG GTGATGGGATTTTTGCTGAAGGTCAAACGAGCAAAATATGTGCTTGATAAAGCACGACGGTGGATGTGGAAG GGAAAAGGCTCAGCAACAAAAATCCGCAAGCACCACTGGTTACTGGAACAAAAGCTACTCAATTTTGTGGATGCTTTTCATCAATACGTAATGGACAGG GTATATCACACAGCATGGCGCGAACTGTGCGAAGCAATGGTAAAAGCAGGGTCTCTAGACGAGGTCATATATGTACATGAGACCTACTTGTTATCGATTCAGAGGCAATGCTTTGTGGTTCAAGAAAAGCTG TGGGCAATCATCGCAAGTCGGATCAACATGATTCTGGGATTAGCTCTAGAGTTCTACTCGATACAACAGACACTGAGCAGCGGTGGAGCAGTCTCAGCAGCGATCAAGGCTAGATGCGAAATGGAAATAGACCGCATTGAGAAACAATTTGAAGACTGCATAGCTTTCCTCCTTAGA GTACTGTCTTCGAAGCTGAATGTGGGACACTTTCCTCATTTGGCTGATTTAGTGACCAGAATCAATTACAATTATCACTACATGTCCGACACTGGAAGCTTGATGACTGTTTCTGGAGCAGAGACCAGCTCATCTAGAACATGA
- the LOC106398596 gene encoding uncharacterized protein LOC106398596: MEERSEVLKNNRTQDISWLCSLSEPELDLLISLKKLAIQRAEITDHYELADHFDLKLLRALGFVLMEYVRKKDTSLVPSAGHQLMGLDKCNLLKTHVDDTTIDIEEIVTGICKIKKKKKKRKPIRLRSKSLKRRRYK, from the exons ATGGAGGAACGCAGCGAAGTCTTGAAGAACAATAGGACGCAAGATATCTCTTGGCTTTGCTCTCTTTCAGAACCTGAACTG GATTTGCTCATCAGCTTAAAGAAGCTAGCCATTCAGCGAGCTGAAATAACTGATCACTACGAACTAGCTGATCATTTTGATCTCAAGTTGCTCCGCGCTCTTG GGTTTGTGCTAATGGAATATGTAAGAAAAAAGGATACCTCCCTTGTCCCAAGCGCTGGTCATCAACTGATGGGTTTGGATAAATGCAATCTGTTGAAAACTCATGTCGATGATACAACAATAGACATTGAGGAGATTGTGACTGGAATctgcaaaatcaaaaagaaaaagaagaagagaaaacccATCAGATTAAGAAGTAAATCTCTCAAAAG GAGGCGTTATAAGTAG